AGCAAATATTTGAAGGCCAAAATCAAGCTTAAATtggtttatattataaatttaataaatttgtaaagTCAGATTAAATTTACTGATTTtacataaattatattcaattttactgatttttaaatgtttagTCTAATTTTACAcattaaacttataaaattgtCGAGCTTCTCAAGTAAACTCGCGTCTTTAATAACAAAGTTTGCAATCATTGTCGTGGGCAAGCAACAAAAGAACACACTCACCTCCCATCTAAGCTGCGGTCAATTCTATTTATTGACAACTGTTGTCAACCAATCTCTACATATTTGTTACGGTGTTCAATGACTGAAAACTTGGAAAGCATCATAAAAAAGACTCCTGAAAGTCTTCGGATCTTGCTCGTAGATATAAAACTCGGGATTGACATGACGAATATTTGATACATGACCTCACCAGCCTgagttgaaagaaaaataaacaggaaaaacttaaatgatttaTGCAAAAAGTTATGGTTGATTTATAACTTCGTGAATCCAGGACAATCAAAATCCAAGTTAAAATTAATTctgatatcattttgatatttttaattttttaatttttaaaattgattagtTAGATTGATTCTCCTTAACCTAATCCTTatttcatgttgattttttttttattaatatagatgttcgGGATAGTTTGTGTGCATCACGATAAAATCTCAcgaattttaaagttaatgatcatataagtttttaattattataaaatttatgaaatttaaaccaataattttttagatatagTTGATCAGACATGGATGTATATGCATTTTCCTTCATAGGTAACTTTATATTACAAGTTAatcattttgatctttttaatattttttaaaggttaatCTAGACTCTTGGCTCAAGATTTATATCATGCTCAGTTTTACAAATACGATCGTGCGGCATAGTGGTACTAGCTATAAGTCAATATAGTAGTACTAGCTAAAATCGCCaactttattaatttgatttgtaCAAGCATTTTTTTGGCTTAGTTTCTTATGATTTTGTAGCCAACTGCCCAAACCTTGCCTGGTTAAAAACGTAGATTCTATGTGGTTTAGTGTGAACCCTAtgctaattattaattatttgtgtACAAGCAAAGGGCTCATTAgttgttggtttttttgttaacaaCTCGAAACTCTGAATTAGAGTAAGAAACAAATCAAGAATTtgtttcattcaaaattaaatttattaaaactctAATGACTTATAACATGAACTTTCATGTATTGAATTTgttacaaaaagaagaagaagagataaatgCTAAAAGCATATCTCTATGCATGAGACttgatttatataataaatttatgttgtttaaGGCAAGTTGAGCCCCCTTGGTGCGAATATTTGAGTTGGCATGATTTTGACTTGGTAACGTGTAACGTGATAGAaaggataaatataaaaaaattaaagaaacaattataaaataaatttattcttagaagagttttgaagtgaatttttaaatttttaaatcataaagtacaagaaaatgTATCTTATCTGCCTCCAACATTTTTTCTTCCTGAAATAGTAATTAAATGCTAGTGATTGTTTAATGCCCTAGAAGTATCCTGCTTCCCCATGAAgcatccaaaaaaagaaaaaaatttcttataattaaacTCATGAACGTATGGATCGATTGCTActacataaattttttgtttcaagttcTAGGTCTGCATTTTTCTATAATTCCTTGCTCTTATTTTCTGTCCTGATCTTCAAGTTGGTGCGTTGCCTCTTCATGGTTTAATGAATATTTGGCTTatttagaagaaaacaaatggTTATTAATAACAATATGTTCGAGATAATCAGTCTAATCGTTTGGTTTTCTCTTCTAACCAAAATTCTGAAGGTTTCATCAGCATTGATTGTGGCGCGGAGAAAGATTATCGGGATGGGAAGACTGGAATAACTTACAAAACCGACACAGATTTCATTCGTACGGGCAAGAATAAGGTCGTAGCACCAGGGTATTACTTGACAATTCCTTACTTAGGGGATATGGTGAATAGCTTGAGAACCTTTCCTGAAGGTGAAAGGAATTGTTATACATTGAAACCCAGACAGGGTAAGAACCAAAACTATTACGTCAGAGCTTTCTTCCACTATGGAAACTACGATTCTAAGAATCAAGCTCAAATAATGTTTGATCTGTACATCGGGGTAAACCGTTGGACAACAGTAGGGCTGTATCCGGCGTATTACGAAATTATTCATTATTCAGTAACTGATACCATTTATGTGTGTCTCGTAAATACGGGTTTCGGAGTTCCTTTCATCAATGGATTGGATTTACGGTTCATGAATGATTCCCTGTATAGAAGTATGAATGGATCGTTGATTCCTAGGATGCAAGCTGACCTTGGCGGCAATCCAACCGACAGCTTCATGAGGTGAATTGtctaaatcatgcatttttaACTAAATCATGCATGTGCCATATCATGCATCAGATATGATAAAAATTCTCATCATAGGTACCgtttatgtaaaatatatatacaatcttTTGGATAAATATCTATAATTTTACTTTATACCTTAGGGATATTGtcttttattatggtttttagAATGATTATCATTTCTAGTCATTGAAAGAtcgattttttgtttttgtatttcttgTTTCTCTTCCACTTCTAAACCATGATTTTTTGGAGCTAACTTTCTCAAATGATTATCATTTGTAAAAAATTCTGAAAGTAAATgtaatagttttaatattaggCAGCAAGTTGACCAGTCGTTGGCGAGGGATAGCTAGCAAATCTCTTCCATTTTTTAGTGTAACTCCTGCTGATTTGATCTAAAATTAAGTTCGACAAAAACTGAATCTATTCATAAGAagtatatcttaattaatcttaCTACAGCTCATCATTTGTGCCAAATgatatgtgttttttcttttgttttttccccttgaggatgaataaaatatttttaaattatatacttTACGTTGATAGATTATTGATCATTAAATGTTTAttggttgttttttcttctcatatGTAAATAGTTTTTCAATATTGCTTAGAATCAATGAACATCAAGAAACACGAAATTTGGAGAATGAGAATATCACTACATTAGTTAATACTTGCGTTATTGTTTCTCACGTGCATTCAGGTACAAAGATGACGTGTACGATCGCATCTGGCAGCTTAACGTCAACCTCACCGATTCAGTTTCAAATATTAGCACCGAAGCAATTACAAATATTGATATCCAGGGCAGTGATAATCCCTGCCGTCTACCAGTCGAAGTCTTGAAAACAGCGGTTCAGCCTCGAAATAGCCTTAATTCATTGAGCTACAACTATACAATAGGGTATCTCGAGAATGTCACACCTGAATTTCTTGTCTTCTTTCACTTTGCTGAAATCGAGCAGATTGCACTAGGCGAAAGACGAGAATTCACCATTACTTTGAATGACTTGGAGTATGGGCCCTTTACCCTTGAATACTTGAAGCCATTGACCATACGTTCAAATTTATCACGAGCTCAAGAATCTCAAGTTAGGTTTTCTATTAATGCAACGTTGCGGTCTGACCTTCTTCCTATCCTAAATGCCTTTGAGATCTTCGAACTACGGTCACTTCCTTATTCACCGACAAACCAAGCAGACGGtatgttttctatttcaattcTATTGAATGCTATAGGCTTTGGTGCCAGAATGCTATAATAATCGTCATTAAAGAATTGCTAGACTACTGGATTGAAGGATTTTTACGTTTTGATCCCTCTGATCCCTCGAGCCAGGGCCTGATTAATGGCAAATTACTTGGTGATTAATTGTCTTACTGGCACAACGAGGGCTGGCCttgtcttttcctttctttgtttttgttttttttttttttttaaagaggttTCCTccattgtgattttaaaaagttataagatgaagttttttcttaacttaATGATGCAGACggaaattgaaaacaacaactaaacaaagaacataaaatttatttatgggcGAAAAGGGGCTACAAATATAAACCTTAAATTCACAAGTCTAttccctaaaaatattaataataaagtttatgtttttagaaGGTTTATAATTAAGCCTTAAATAGATTAGAAACTTTACCCTATctaggaaacaaaaataaaaatccaaaattacaaagaaaagaaacatcaatttcaaaaacaacatgaaatccaaaaataaaaaagaaaaatcataaaaactggTAAAACCATGGTCATGGGGTGAGATTTGTGAAATTTAAAGATCTGATGATCCACATAGCAACACATAGACAactttaaaggaaaaataacttttggaatatcttgtaaaaatttaatcGTGATTCAATGGTcggattaaaaattatagttcttttgatttgttattcTGGTCTGACACAATTAGATCTCTTATTGGACCTGAATTTGTCTCAATAGTCTATAAATACATCTTTTAGGCTATCCATATAATCTATGTAGGGCAGATCCTTATCTAATAATGATAGACCTACACCTGACTGCATGCTCAACTCACCCGTTATTGTAGGTCTGGTAAcatcatttagtttttaaaaaagattttttagtggagtttatataaaactataatAGGTGTTGATTAACTAAACACTTTCAAATCTATGATTGAAACAAAACATAGAAAGCACCACACtataccataaaaataaaagcagccTAAAACTCCTATATTACTAAAGAATACAAACCACTTATGTTAATTGACTACCATATTAAAGTTCATATGAGTTTATTTAAGACCTTTTTGTATCCACATGTTACGGAGTTAGGTTCTCCAAAGTTATTCAACCTAAATTCTCTATCttccaaaaaacaaatcttggatATTTTATGCTTATTCTTGATCAAGATTATATAGTGATTTATTGAaatcatcaaataatttaaatttctaaaGTGGTTTTTGATATGGCATGAAAGTTTCAATGATCAATGGTTGATTttgaatatcattattttgattcttttaattaaattaaaaaataaattagcacaTAATAACTTTGCAAATTTTAAGAAAGACTTTTAATGTTatagaacaatttttttatatataataatcggtgaatttattaaaacacaTTCTAGCTAGCCATTTAGAGGATGGTTATCTTgaatacctaaaaataaaagatctaTGAACAAAATAATGTTCGACTACATCAAAAACATTCGGCAACCTCTTTTTGGAGTTTGTCCAATAAGATCCTAGCTAACATGTTTTAGTCTGTTGAAAAGAATATTTGCACGAACTTTATAGATACCAACTGTTCTATAATCTGAAAATTCAATTGGAATCTTATAAAATCATACAAATGATAAAGCCTAATGGCTaattgagttatatatatatatatatatatatatatgtatatatattcatcataaaaaattattcttgtcACAAAAAGGCGGGCTCGAGATTTTTTTGATGTAGAGGCCTTTACCTAGTATATAGCGATTCTCTCTTATAAATCTAAAGCTATGCACTTCTCACTCTTTTTAACCTAAATTATCATAGTTGATGCAATCATGGCCATCAAGAAAGCATACACAATAAATCGAGATGACTGGCAAGGAGATCCATGTTTGCCACTTACTACGTGGTTTGGTTTGCAATGCAACTATGATAATCCTCCAAGGATCATCTCGTTGTGAGTTCCCTCTTAAATTCTGTATAATTATTGGAATATTTTCTGGAAGTTATTTGTAAAGAACATCCACTTAGATATGACATTCAGTATCTCAATGTCTTACTCTTTTACAATTAACTGTGAGCAGGAATCTAAGTTCAAGTCAATTATCAGGGAAAATAGATGTTTCACTCTTGAGCCTCACAGCAATCAAATCCTTGTAAGTGTTACTAACCAAGTTGTAACAGGTTTTAATACTAATAAACTACCCTGGCAATGGCTAATAGATATCTAGCACTGGAATGACAGTCAGTGCTAAAATTTCTTACCAACTTCAGAGACATTCATCATTCTATTTAAAGAGAACTATTGTTTATTGGTTCGAGACCCTTGAAATTAGAGGGCACCCTAGTCCTGTGATGAGACATTGTCTTATAGAAGTTTGAAGGTGGTGTATAGAGCGCTCATGCATCTTATAAGCTTGAGGCATAACCTTTCTCCCTATATGCATCTTTTCTTGACAAAATCCTACAAGCCAACGATTTGGATTTTGTCTCCACCAAGGTTCTAAAAATGGGTGTCCATACTTCATATTAGTGGAGGAAAAGCCTCTATTTTTTCCCAACTATTGCATACTCTTGTCATCTATTTCTTTACAAAATGTgattgtttgttatttttttcacattttctttCAGGGATTTATCAAACAACGAATTGATAGGGACAGTGCCAGAAGCTTTTGCGCAGCTGCCAAATCTTACTATCCTGTAAGTTAACATGCTCTGGTATTTCCCACAAGAAGTTTTTACAAAGATTACCATGGTGCATAGTGACTTTGTTTTTCCTATTTGCAGAGATTTGAGTGAGAACAAACTCACAGGTGCTGTTCCCCATAGTCTCAAGGAAAAGTCTAACAGTGGACAGTTGCAGCTAAGGTTTGGTTATCATCTTCAATGATTACAACTTATCTGCATGTTAATTAAACAATCATTCTACTCTTGTTCTTCTCTAACCTTTCTTCTTACATATGAAGTgaacattgttttaatttttcataaattgaaattaaaagttaaggAACAAAGAGGAGTCGGAAGATAGATTATACAAATCCATTTTCTTGGCATGTTAGTATGAGTTTAAGGAATTAAGTAACTGATACAATTCTTCGGTATATTTCACAGTGATCTTGCTAACTTTCTAAAGCTAACCATGATCATTGATTCTTAGTTACATCTGACACTATTTTACTTAATGCAAGATTGGATGGAAATCTGGATTTATGTAAGATGGATACTTGTAAAAAGAAGCAGCGAAGTTTTCCTGTTCTAGTGATTGCATCTGTCATATCAGTTTCGGTGCTCCTCCTTCTTAGCATTATAACTATCTTCTGGAGGTTGAAAAGAGGTGAATTCCTTCTTTTTCACTTATCTTCTTTGTATATATTATTTCCTCTCTTTTGAGTGGTGTTAACTAAATCCTAGAATAACATAGGGTAATTTTGGCTTAAAAGatgctttgtgttttttgtgaAATCATTGATATCATAAACTGTTTTTAACTTAAAAGCCTAGTAGAATGTTATTCTATGAGTCTATCTTATATTTAATCACTTcagtttttcattcattttgaatatatatatatatcgttcATATTATGTGCACCCAACATCTTTTATATTACCTATCATATGATAATTCTAAATCTGGATACCACCCTTAATACCTCATTTCTTTCCTACAACTTAGCAAATGAGAATACAATTTCAGCTTGAGATTATTAACCAATAACATAGTTTTTACACGTAAATATGATGACATATATAGTTTAATAGTTTAGTATCTCTGTTAATATATTGGAATATTTAtcgctttatatatatatatatatataaagcaaaatttTCCTTTGCAGGGAGATTGAATGTGTCATTATCTTCCTCAGTGGACTTATCCAGAAAAAGAATTGTCACTGAAATCAAAGAATCAACCATTTACATACATTGAAAATAGTTAGCATTACCAATAATTTCCAAACCATTATTGGAGAAGGAGGATTTGGAAAAGTATATCTTGGCAACCTGAAAGATGGCTACCAAGTTGCTGTCAAGTTGTTATCTCAATCCTCAAGGCAAGGTTATAAAGAATTTCTAGCAGAGGTAACAAATTAGTTAGCTTTCTCCTTTCCTGTAGAGGACATGAGAGGAGcactaaatatttttctttcagctATGATAGAGTAATGTTTCTAAATGCAGGTCCAACTATTGATGATTGTTCATCACAGAAACTTGGTGTCCCTCGTTGGTTACTGTAATGAGCATGAAAATATGGCACTTGTTTATGAATACATGGCAAATGGGAACTTGAAGGAGCAATTGTTAGGTATTTATAGAATTACTCTCAGAAACATataattcttcattttttttggaCACAAACTAGCTTATAGATAGAACTCTCACTCATATTTGTATGAATTTATCATTATTAgagtataatataaatcatatcttgaaattttacctagtagcttaagcttttaggttgaaATGCTTCtttaatatggtatcagagcttttataaccaagtggtcacgagttcaaatctcaccactcctattctatttgataaaaattaagcacaagataatatgagcatatacaagttttaagtttaaagGACTTTCACTTCAGAGAatgttaaaaagtaatttaaattatatttttggacCTTACCCAATAGTTTAAACTTTTAGCTAGGTTAAAATGATTCTTTGACAGTCATCCAATACTGATGAACTTATATATGTAATGAAACATAATTCATGTTGGATTCATCACATTGCAaagtttattgtttaatttatgatattattatgtttttgtggCTGCAGAAAATAGCACAAATATGTTGAGTTGGAGGGAAAGGCTGCAAATTGCAGTAGACTCAGCACATGGTCTAACTCTAGTCCTGagtaattttttcttcatttttgttctgCAAACTTTGTTGGATTAACTAGCATTATCGAACTCGCAGGTTTGGAATATCTGCATAATGGTTGCAGGCCGCCAATAGTCCATAGAGATTTGAAATCATCCAACATCTTATTAACTGAAAACCTTCAAGCCAAGATTGCTGATTTTGGGTTGTCCAAAGCCTTCGCAAACGAAGGAGACTCACATGTCATAACTGATGCTGCAGGCACACCCGGATACATTGATCCTGAGTACGTATTCAAAATTAAAGTTAATCTTCTCTCACAGTGTTTGTTCTCCTAGcataattatcattatattcTGTATGCAGATTTCAAGAAACAGGAAACTTAAATAAGAAAAGTGATGTTTACAGCTTCGGTATTCTTCTATGTGAGCTAATAACTGGTCAACCACCTATTATAAGGGGCCCTAAGGGCAACACTCACATACTTCAATGGGTGAGTCCTCTAATTGAAAGAGGGGATATCCAGAGCATTATCGATCCAAGGCTGCAAGGTGTATTCAACACTAACTGTGCTTGGAAAATTCTGGAGATAGCATTGTCCTGTGTGCCCCCGACTTCAATACAAAGGCCAGACATGAGTGATATTTTGGGAGAGCTAAAGGAATGTCTAGCCATGGAGATGTCATCTGAAATGAGCATGCCCGATTCCGTTGAAATGAGCTTGGTGCTTGGCACAGATATAGCTCCAAATCTTAGGTAGTTCATAAACAATAACGGTTTGTTTGTTGTTAAAACCACTATGGATATAACTGAATTATATAGATACATAAAAACGTATTGTAGTATAAATTTTCCCTCAACATCCTTCCTTATACCTATCTCTAGACAAGTCCTAGCAAAGCTTCTAATTTGCAAAAATCTTCACATTTCAAAACCTTTGTAAGAATATGTGCAACTTGATTAATAAGCTTCACGTAACTCAATcacacctcttttttttcttatgcacTCTCTAATGAAGGGATATTTGTTGTTGACATGCTCATTTCTCTTATAAAATAGTGTGTTTTTCCCCAAAATAATTGTAGACTTATTATCAACAAAaatctctatgttttttttgtcttgacaCGTGCATTATCTCTAAAATTCTCATtaattgcacaaatataaaaaaatcattgccaCGCATTATGCCTCACAAGCAGAAAGACTCAAGAAAACAATGTCACATAACCATTAAACTACTCCTAGCTAACAAATCAACCACCACAACCCATACCAGCCATTGATGACCAGCCTTTTCTTCCCTCTAAATCCATCAttagtgttgtaacccatttttgggtccctacaaaaataataaatcaatttaaaaataataaaaaaaaaatatcggctggttactgttcatcttcttccccgAAAAAACTGCCCGAGTGGCTGGTTTCCAGGCGCattttccggctcgtgtggcccCCAAATCTGACAAACCATGCACCAACATGTCCACCTAAAACCTCTCTATCCCCTAGCATTGTCCGCTCGAGCCTATAAACACCAAAACAgctccgttgagtggctcaaagtggccacctcgggcagttcacagccttgagctgccaaatttggcagctcgaggtgaacactttgagccaacggttgagatgcttcccaactgaatcaagggctgaaatttttccccaatgtagacaagattgcccttttccacagcctataaatagagtcggATTTGATGATCTGAGGGTTGAAAAAttcgggtccaaagtcagccaaaaaccagTATTTTCACCAaatttctgcagatttttcttcttctttctcccttccTCTGCAACAGGAAACCGACGCCGTCTTCCTCCAACTCCACCGCTGCAACCACCGGCTGGACCACCTCATCACAGCAGCCACAACCCCTTCGGCCAAGTGAGCCCCTCTTCCTTTCTtcctccttccttttcctttcctcctcctcttcgTCTTCTTCCTCCTTACCTACTGTTCACTGCATAAACAGTaggcgtgaaatataattcacgtcctactgttcacgcaggacgtgaattttatatatatatatatatatatatatatatatatgtgtgtgtgtgtgtgtgtgtgtgtgtgtgtattataattttatagaataaaaaaataaaaaaaaaatctttgcatattatatgtataaaaataagaaaaaatattttgaaaaatctttgaaaaatattgtttattttctgcatatttttgtcaaagtggtttaatgttggtttgtatttttataccgtaaagatacaaaaccagtgttaaaaatacccggttttcgtcaaaaatatcaaagattttcagaataaaaaaatgtttttactttaaaaaatttctaaaaagtccctaaaaatgttgttgatttttctgcatatttttatcaaagtggattagtattgggttgtattttttataccgtaaggatacaagctcagtattaaaaatacccgattttcgtcaaaacaataataataataatattttcaaaaaattgtttttgttttaaaaatacagcctagtctctccaatatatatatataaatattataacatcatattttcacacaacaaaggaaatttccaaaacaatatatgtattagcatgcattttggctttaataaccagtttattcaagccatgagaactaggccaatatttcaaaaattcaaaaaatctttttttttgttttcttttagtatttgggattacgaatttatacgtaaaacgtattcctaaatattattaatgaaattttggtatggacgttagaacggttaggattttacccgataagataaagtctttcttaccgaggaggatttttcttgaaccatagacagaccaacaactaggaaaaca
This genomic stretch from Populus alba chromosome 19, ASM523922v2, whole genome shotgun sequence harbors:
- the LOC118032695 gene encoding LOW QUALITY PROTEIN: probable LRR receptor-like serine/threonine-protein kinase At1g05700 (The sequence of the model RefSeq protein was modified relative to this genomic sequence to represent the inferred CDS: deleted 1 base in 1 codon); amino-acid sequence: MDGGQILLSYIKVGVVLLLLSATFQNSKLAAKNTAQDKKRKLAAENPGFISIDCGAEKDYRDGKTGITYKTDTDFIRTGKNKVVAPGYYLTIPYLGDMVNSLRTFPEGERNCYTLKPRQGKNQNYYVRAFFHYGNYDSKNQAQIMFDLYIGVNRWTTVGLYPAYYEIIHYSVTDTIYVCLVNTGFGVPFINGLDLRFMNDSLYRSMNGSLIPRMQADLGGNPTDSFMRYKDDVYDRIWQLNVNLTDSVSNISTEAITNIDIQGSDNPCRLPVEVLKTAVQPRNSLNSLSYNYTIGYLENVTPEFLVFFHFAEIEQIALGERREFTITLNDLEYGPFTLEYLKPLTIRSNLSRAQESQVRFSINATLRSDLLPILNAFEIFELRSLPYSPTNQADVDAIMAIKKAYTINRDDWQGDPCLPLTTWFGLQCNYDNPPRIISLNLSSSQLSGKIDVSLLSLTAIKSLDLSNNELIGTVPEAFAQLPNLTILDLSENKLTGAVPHSLKEKSNSGQLQLRLDGNLDLCKMDTCKKKQRSFPVLVIASVISVSVLLLLSIITIFWRLKREKELSLKSKNQPFTYIEIVSITNNFQTIIGEGGFGKVYLGNLKDGYQVAVKLLSQSSRQGYKEFLAEVQLLMIVHHRNLVSLVGYCNEHENMALVYEYMANGNLKEQLLENSTNMLSWRERLQIAVDSAHGLEYLHNGCRPPIVHRDLKSSNILLTENLQAKIADFGLSKAFANEGDSHVITDAAGTPGYIDPEFQETGNLNKKSDVYSFGILLCELITGQPPIIRGPKGNTHILQWVSPLIERGDIQSIIDPRLQGVFNTNCAWKILEIALSCVPPTSIQRPDMSDILGELKECLAMEMSSEMSMPDSVEMSLVLGTDIAPNLR